ACAATCTCTTTACCTATCTCTTCCCGACTGGGTCCCGCTGCAGTTGGACGGGTACCACGGTCTTCTGTCTGCTTCGCCGCAGTGTGAGGTGTTGGGTGGTCTCTTGTTCTTTCAGTCACCATTGGGCCTCGCAGTGCTCCCACTTTGGGTACATACACATTAACCGGTGGCTTGATAGATTTGGGTTTGTTGACAGTGCACTCCTTGGCTTAGTGTCCCAATGTCATACAGTTGGTGCATCTCGGGGGTAGCCATTCATACTCCACATCAACTTTGCACGGTAattctcctccttcctcatcaggtgtcataataataatgtgcttTGGCATTTTCGAATTCACATCCAGCAtaacgcatacacgagcgaaatccagtctcgtgcatgctctcgtgaTCGCATCCGGATATAaaggtttacccactccactagcCACTATGCTGAGTCCCTCCTCCGTCCACAACTCCACCGAAAGGTGGCGCAATTTGACCCAGACAGGAACCTGTGTATGTTTAAGTTTCCTCAGAACCATTCCCGGCTCCCATTTTTGAAGAAGAATAGGCTGCCCCTGAAACAGCCACGGCCCTCCttcaataatatcttttatatcTGCAACTGACTTAaactggaagaaaaagaaaccgtTAGTAGTACCAGTTACCTCTCTTAACCCCGGCCAAACTGATAATGCATATTCCTTCAAATGGTGAAAGTATGGGCGTTTCCCCAAAAAGTATCCGACTGCGGTAGTTTTCCAGCGCTTGGACCCATTTCTGATAGTGTCTAACGTCGGTCTCACAATCACCTCTCCATTTTGTAGTGTTGGAGCAATGAACTTGAGGGTCTTTCGCGATGAGTGGTTAAATGCATGCGCAATTTTATCGTCAATAATTGGTTCGGGAAATGCATTCAACGGAATATTACCCACGTATAATCCCGTTTGTACGGGAGCAACAAATGATTTTTCCTTCGCCATGTTACACTCCACGTTCTCTGCCATTGTGTTGTCAAGAAGCTGATTACATCCttgatgacatcagcagcagcatcacTGCTGACATAAGCCCTACTGTCATCACTGtcattgctgacatcagccccaGCGATGCTGATGTCAGCAGAATTTTCATCCAACCTTGGCGCCAAGTCAGCCGCTGAGTTGGGCTCCACGTCATCGTCCACATCCCCAGATCCGAGCGCCACCTCACTGTCCACGTCTCTCACCGGCAGTACCGTCGGAAAACACGTTTGCACCGTCTCAAATTGCCGGAGGAGGTTTCCAGCAACTATCTTCGCCGGCTACGAAGTTTCCGCCATCGTCAGTCCATCGGACCCATCGTTTTCTGTCGTCTTCCCCATCGTGCTCGCCGGCAGAAGACTCCAGTAGGCCTGGCGCCTCGCACGAGCAGGTGGGTCTGTTGTCCTTGGCATCATCTTCTCCGGCGGAAAATAACGCAACATCGCAACCTTGCCAAGTCGCAATTCCCATTTTAATCGAAGTTTCTCAAGGGCTGCCGTTGATTCATGGTCGGTTTTATCAATTACCTTATGTGCAAGATGAAGGAATTCAGCCATATTGAAAGAAGATTTCAGTCGTTCTCCATGGTTTTCGTTCTGATTTGCGCCGTCAAACCCTAGATTAGGGTGTCGCACTAGGTCTTCGTCTTCCACGTCCAAGATTGGATCTTTTTCGATGGGTATTACTCTTTCACCCTCGCCATTCGTTCGGTTGTCGTCTGTCATAGTTACAACCTCCATAACAGTAGCCGTCACTTCGTCTTCCTCAGCCGACTTTTCGGCTTCCATGGGCGTCGTTTCATCTTCGTGGGCGGCGCAAAATCCTAATTCTGAAAGTGACGAACCAGGGCCTAAATCAACTACTTTTCCGTCCAAAATGATTCCCTTGCCATCCTTATCGCCATGCCAGCATAGGAGAGTATCAGTATCGCCGTTAATCTCCTCGATCCGAACCTCCATCAATGGCGGATTTGCGGTTTTATCATGTATTTGGTCGGAAACTTGCCCACGCCGGACTGTCTCTTGCCGGAAACCATCAACCCCCTCGTCGTCGGCCGCCTCATCGCCGCCGTTCCCATGGCTGCCGGCCGGAATATTTTGGGCTTGGGGTTTAGTGTGTGAAATCGAAGGTGTGcgagtgtgtgagagagaattgagagtCTATGGCagaattttttcctaaattttgaacgttctcagaattctatgaaacttgatccaaacgaaGGTCTAAACTCATGGGTTTCACGGAGAtagaggggtaaacacatcatcaacatgtcttatagagcactacttgcatcatgtgtataccacatttggaaggaaagaaacctgagacgattcgatcacaccgagaggacgcctactaccatagcattactgatcattgaggatattagacagcgaatccatagcatccCACTATCTAGATTAGTCAAtacacgtgctttatttcgattatggcgaatcccttggcctatcGAGAGATAAATCATTTGGGGgccatattgttgtactgtaccaattTACTTAacgaaacttacttttaccaaaaaaaacaaaatttgcaaagagtaataataactacaagttagtgtaaaatggaaacgaatttactttaataaaaccgagcaaaacagctaaattttgaatgttctcagaattccacaaaagttgacccaaacgtaggtctaaagtCATGGGCTTCACGGAGATGGAGGTgtaaacacatcatcaacatgtcttatagagcactacttgcatcatgtgtataccacatttggaaggaaagaaacctatgacgattcgatcacaccgagaggacgcctactaccatagcattactgatcattgaggacattagacAGCAAATCCATAGCATCTCACTCGCTAGATCAAtcagtacacgtgctttatttcgattatggtgaatcccttggcctgtcaagggataaaccatttggggaccatattgttgtactgtaccatttttactcaatgaaacttacttttaccaaaaaaaaaaaaaaagagaacattcaaaatttagcttttttgcatggttttattaaaggaacttcgttttctttttacactaacttgtagttattattatgcttagcaaatttaccacacaaatgcatgagtttagaccttCGTTTGGGTAATTTTATGCATGAGTTTATgctggtctagacccaagaatttgtgtggtaattttgttaagcgtaataataactacaagtttgtataaaaggtaaaaaagcttgttttaataaaaccgtgcaaaacagctaaattttgaacattctaagaattcgacaaaacttgacccaaacagtGGACTAGCcccaataatttgtgtggtgaatttgctaaacttaataataac
This window of the Sesamum indicum cultivar Zhongzhi No. 13 unplaced genomic scaffold, S_indicum_v1.0 scaffold00449, whole genome shotgun sequence genome carries:
- the LOC105180248 gene encoding uncharacterized protein LOC105180248, with translation MAKEKSFVAPVQTGLYVGNIPLNAFPEPIIDDKIAHAFNHSSRKTLKFIAPTLQNGEVIVRPTLDTIRNGSKRWKTTAVGYFLGKRPYFHHLKEYALSVWPGLREVTGTTNGFFFFQFKSVADIKDIIEGGPWLFQGQPILLQKWEPGMVLRKLKHTQVPVWVKLRHLSVELWTEEGLSIVASGVGKPLYPDAITRACTRLDFARVCVMLDVNSKMPKHIIIMTPDEEGGELPCKVDVEYEWLPPRCTNCMTLGH